ACCGGCACACCTGCCTTTTCCATCAAGCTCTTGGCCGCGTCTTTCAGCCCCATCGCGCGGATCGCGTCCGCCGAAGGGCCGATGAACACCAGCCCCGCGGCCTCAACCGCATCAACGAAATCAGGGTTCTCCGACAGGAAGCCATAGCCCGGGTGGATCGCCTGCGCGCCTGTTTTGATGGCCGCCTCGATGATCGCATCACCGCGCAAGTAACTCTCCGCCGGGCTCGCCCCGCCAAGGCTCACCGCCTCGTCCGCCATCGCCACATGGCGCGCAGCTCGGTCGATGTCGGAATGCACCGCCACTGTCGCCACGCCGAGGCGGCGGCAGGTCTCGATGACACGGCAGGCAATCTCGCCGCGATTGGCGATCAGGATTTTGCGAAACATGACGTCTCCCGGGAATGAAAATCGGCCACGGGCCGGACCCACGCGGCGCAGCCGTAGGGTCCCGCGGGCCAAGGGGGCTCGATGCCCCATTGGCCCGCCCCCCGTTTTGGGATCGCAGGCCTCACATCCGGAACACGCCGAAGCGTGTCTCCGCGATGGGTGCGTTCAGCGCGGCGCGGAGCGACAGGGCAAGCACATTGCGGGCCTTGCGCGGGTCGACGATGCCGTCATCCCACAGCCGGGCGGAGGCATAAAGTGGATGAGACTGCTCTTCGAACTGGTCGATAACCGGTTGTTTGAATTCAGCTTCTTCCGCCTCGGACCATGCGCCGCCCTTGCGCTCGATCCCGTCGCGGCGGACGGTGGCGAGCACGCCTGCGGCTTGCGGGCCACCCATCACCGAGATGCGTGAATTGGGCCAGGACCACATGAAGCGCGGCTGGTAGGCGCGGCCTGCCATGCCGTAATTGCCCGCCCCGAAGGAGCCCCCCACGACCATGGTGATCTTGGGCACCGACGTCGTCGCGACAGCAGTGACCATCTTGGCCCCGTGGCGCGCGATGCCTTCGTTTTCGTATTGGCGACCCACCATGAAGCCCGTGATGTTTTGCAGGAATACCAACGGGATACGCCGCTGCGAGCAGAGCTCGACGAAATGCGCGCCCTTGCTCGCGGCCTCGGAAAACAGCACGCCATTGTTCGCGATGATGCCCACCTGCAGGCCGCAGATTTCCGTAAATCCGCAGACCAGCGTCTCGCCAAACCGCGCCTTGAACTCGTCGAAGCGGGAGCCGTCGACGATGCGGGCGATGACCTCGCGGATGTCGTAGGGCGTCGTCAGCGAGGCGGGCACGACGCCGAGCAATTCGTCCGGATCGTAGGCCGGGGGCTCGAAGCTTCCCAGGTTGGGGTAAGAAATCGAAACCCCATCCCCAACTTGTACAACACTTTCCATGGCCCGGCGTGCGAGCGCCAGCGCGTGCGCGTCGTCTTCGGCGAGGTAATCCGCGACCCCAGACAGCCGCGTGTGCACATCGCCGCCGCCGAGGTCTTCGGCCGTCACCACCTCCCCCGTCGCGGCCTTCACCAAGGGGGGACCTGCGAGGAAAATCGTGCCCTGCTCTTTTACGATGATCGTGACGTCCGACATGGCCGGGACGTACGCGCCGCCCGCCGTGCAGGAGCCCATGACAACCGCGATCTGGGCGATGCCTTTGGCCGACATTCGGGCCTGATTGTAGAAGATGCGCCCGAAATGATCGCGGTCGGGGAAGACCTCGTCCTGGTTGGGCAGGTTCGCGCCGCCGCTATCGACCAGATAGATGCAGGGCAGATGGTTTTCCTCCGCGATCTCCTGAGCGCGCAGGTGCTTTTTGACCGTCATCGGGTAATAGGTGCCGCCCTTCACGGTGGCATCATTGCACACGATCATGGCCATCTTGCCCGAGACGTAGCCGATCCCGGCCACAACGCCCGCACAGGGCGCGGCACCCTCATAGAGCCCATGGGCCGCCGTCGCGCCGACCTCCAGGAATGGTGATCCGGGGTCGAGCAGATTGGCCACCCGGTCGCGCGGCAGCATCTTGCCGCGGGAGGTATGGCGGTCGCGCGCGGCGTCGCCCCCGCCCCGCTGTGCGGCCTCTGCGGCCTCGGTCACGACGCGCAGGGCTTCGAGATTGGCGGCCTCGTTGGTGCGGAACTCGTCGGAACCTGTGGCGATATTGGAGGTCAGTTTCATAGTGTTACCTCGGCCGCATATCGCGCAGCGCAAGCGCGCGTTCGGCGGTCATCACCAGCAGGCAGTTGGCATAGGCGACCGAGCGGATCGTGCCGCCGCTCCAGCGGTCGTAGGTCAGCCGGCATTCGGCATCGCGAAAGGCGATCCACGCGCGCTGCGCGGTCCTCAACGCCTCGGCATGCTGGGGCAACGTACTGCGGGTGGCCTGGTATTCCTGATTGAGCAGCGTGTCCCAGGCTTGGGTCTCGGACGCGATGCAGGCGGCGATGCCGGGCGTGGTGCTGCCGCCGGGCTTGAGCTGGCAGTCGTTGGAGGCCGCGCCAAGGCAGTCGGGATATCGCTCGCCCTCCGCCGTGGCTGCGTGGCAGGCGAAGACCCGCTGCGGATCAGCGGAGAGGTCCTGCGCCGCGACGGGCGTGGCGCCGAGCGCCGCGATAAGGGCGAGCGCGCGGATCATTGGTCTTTGTATTCGCAATATTGCGCCGTCGAGCGGCCTTCGATGCAGGCAGCAAACTCGCCGGACAGCCCGGCCATCTCGGAGATCTCGCACCCCAATCGGGCGCTTTCCGCGCCGGTCTCGCGGGATGCGGCCTGCGCCTGGCACTTCTGCACCACGTAACCCGTCCATTGCCCCATGATGTCGAGCACTTCGGCGGAAGCGTCGAGCGTGATGGCGTCGGTGAGATCCTTTTGCAGGATCTCGACCGTGGTGACCCAGCCCTTGCGCACCTCGCCCAGGCAGGCGGCGTGGGCGTCGGTGCCGACCTCGTGGCTGACGCAGGGCTGGAACATCAGCTCGACGCATTGCGGCCATTGGGTCGTGGTGCCCATGTTCTCGAGGCAGGCGAGCACGAGGACCTTATCCTCGGCGATGGTCGTATTGGCCTGCGCCACAGTGGGCGCTGCCATCAGTGCTGCGATCAGGGTGAGGTATTTCATGTCCGTGTCCTTCAGGCCGCGTCGCGCGGGGCAACGGGCTGTTTCGTGGCCCAGTCGCCGGGGCCGTTTTCTTCGATCAGCCCGCCGAGGGGGCCGACGTGATATTCGTAATGCCTCGCCGCATCAAAGGGCTCCGGGCCGCAAATGACAACCATGCGGGTCGCCCCCTGCCCGGGCCGCGCACGGCAATGGGTCATGTCCGCCTGCGGGTGTGTGTCGAGGTAGCGGGCCGCGTAGGTCTCGATGATCTCGGTCTCGGTGAGTTTGAGGGTTTGCGAGCGGTAATAGGCTGCGCCCGCGAGCAGCAGCAGGGTGAGCAGCGCGAGGCTTGCGAAGTGGAGGGGGCGGAGGGTCATTGGACGACCTCAAGTTCCGAATTCTTTCTTAGCCAGAAACCGACTGCACCAGCCCAGACAAATATCCACGCTTGAATAACCCACGCATCAAGTCTGAACAGGAAGACTGGAAGGTGTAGTCCGAGAAAAAACAGGAAAAAAAAGAGACGTTGACGGTGAGGAGGTTGAACTCGAAGCGATTCCGCGCAGTTGGGGCAGCTTCGGTCCAGACCGGAAACCCTCGGAATACCGGGACTAAAAAGATCAGTAATTATCTGTTTCGGCGCAGGGGCTTCGCAACGAGGGCACGCCAGTCCCAATATCCACGAAGCAAACCTCATTACCCCATCGCCCCCATCAGCTCCCGGCCGATGAGCATGCGGCGGATCTCGGAGGTGCCGGCGCCGATTTCCATCAGTTTGGCGTCACGGAACAGCCGCGCGACGGGGGCGTCGGCGAGGAAGCCTGCGCCGCCCATGGCTTGGACGGCCTGGTGGGCCTGCTTCATGGCCTCCTCGGACGAATAGAGCACGCAGGCGGCGGCGTCCTGACGGGTGACCTGGCCGCGGTCGCAGGCTTTGGCGACCTCGTAGACATAGGCCCGCGCGGTGTTCATCGCGGTGTACATGTCGGCGATCTTGCCCTGCATCAGCTGGAAGCTTCCGATGGGTTTGCCGAACTGCTTACGCTCGGCCATGTAGGGCATGATCTCGTCGAGGCAGGCGGCCATGATGCCGGTACCGATGCCCGCCAGCACGACGCGTTCGTAATCGAGGCCGGACATCAGGACCTGCACGCCGCGGCCCTCCTCGCCCAAGATGTTCTCGAACGGGACCTCGACATCTTCGAAAACCAGCTCTGCGGTGTTCGAGCCGCGCATGCCGAGCTTGTCGAAATGGGGCGAGGTAGAGAAACCTTTCATGGATTTGTCGATCAGGAAGGCGGTGATGCCCTTGCTCCCCGCCTCCGGATCGGTCTTGGCGTAGACCACGAGGGTCGTCGCGTCGGGGCCGTTGGTGATCCAGTACTTGTTGCCGGTGAGGCGGAAGTGGTCGTTGCGCTTCTCGGCCTTGAGCGACATAGAGACGACGTCAGAGCCGCTGCCCGCCTCTGACATGGCGAGCGCGCCGACATGGGCGCCGGAGATCAGGCCGGGCAGGAAATGCACCTTTTGCTCCGGGCTGCCGTTGAGCGCGATCTGGTTCACGCAAAGATTGGAGTGCGCGCCGTAGCTGAGCGAGACGGAGGCAGAGGCCCGCGCGATCTCTTCCACGGCGATCACATGGGCGAGGTAGCCCATGCCCGCGCCGCCATCGTCTTCGGGCACGGTGATGCCCAGCAGGCCAAGCTCGCCCATCTCTTTCCACAGCGCGGGCGGGAAGGCATTGGTCGCGTCGATCTCGGCGGCCATCGGCTTGACCCGCTCTTGCGCCCAGCGGTGTACCATGTCGCGCAGGGCGTTGACGTCTTCACCAAGATCGAAAGTCATGGATGCGGTGAACATTGGGGGGTGGCCTCGCAGCGAATAGGTTATTGAACACTTGTTCAAATCCTACGCCGCCGAAGGTGACTCGGTCAACTCAAAGCGTGCCCGGACTGCCCGGGTGACGTTAACGGAATGCGAAACTGCGCTATCGATTGGTTAACGAACGCCGCGTAACGGTAAGGTATTCCTTACCTTTTGGTGGAAACTAGCGCTATTAACCCTTTGTCAACGTTGCATTAACCTTGCGCCGCTACAGGCCTTTGCCGCATTTTCGTCTCATTCACTTATCCTCTGATCGAGTTGTCGAAAATGATCTATCTGGCCTTCTACCGGGGGGAGGGACGCCTGCTCTCCGATACCCTTGTGCAATATGTGACGCGTTCCGAGTTCTCCCATTGCGAGCTTCTGGAGAGCCCGCGCCCACCGCGCGACGGCGAGACCCATATGTGCATCACAGCGCAGGGCAAGAGCGGGGGTGTGACCCTGCGCGAGGTGCATTTCCGCCCCGGGGCCTACGAGTTCGTGCAGGTGCCCTGGGCGCCCCATGACACGTTTGCGCGCGCGGCCAAGCGGCTGGGGCAAGGCTATGACTACTGGGGGCTTTTGATGACCCAGTTCATCAACCTGCGCCGCCACGTGGAGACGCGGTATTTCTGCTCGAAACTCTGCGCCGAGGCCCTGGGGCTGGACGAGGCGCAGACCTACGGGCCGGGGGATTTGAAGCGCATCGTGGAAGAGCACAACCGCCACTTCCGTCTGGCGCATATGGCCGCGCGTCAAGGCGTGGTCGCCGAGGGGGCCGTCACCGCCCCTGCCCCCGCGAACCTGCCGGGTCTGCCCGAGACGAGCGTCGCGGGTCTGAGCTCACTCGCCCGCCAGAGCCTCGGCGCCGTGCAGCGCGCGGGCCTCGTCGGCCACGATACGAGCGATCAGCGCGCAATCGTCGAGCGAGAAGGTCAGCGGCAGGCGCATGTCCAGCAGGCCCGCCAGAATTGCATCCGTCCGCGCCAGGGATTGCGGCCGCGCGTAGCGCCAGCTGTCGTAGCGCGAGGTAAAGGCCACGGGCTCGGGCGCACCGAACCATTTCAGCTCCACGCCGCGGGCGGCGCAGCGGGCGGCGAAGTTCTGGATTTCCGCCGCACCGGCATCGGGCAGGCAGAACTGGATGGATGAGCCGACATAAGTG
The nucleotide sequence above comes from Litoreibacter ponti. Encoded proteins:
- a CDS encoding carboxyl transferase domain-containing protein gives rise to the protein MKLTSNIATGSDEFRTNEAANLEALRVVTEAAEAAQRGGGDAARDRHTSRGKMLPRDRVANLLDPGSPFLEVGATAAHGLYEGAAPCAGVVAGIGYVSGKMAMIVCNDATVKGGTYYPMTVKKHLRAQEIAEENHLPCIYLVDSGGANLPNQDEVFPDRDHFGRIFYNQARMSAKGIAQIAVVMGSCTAGGAYVPAMSDVTIIVKEQGTIFLAGPPLVKAATGEVVTAEDLGGGDVHTRLSGVADYLAEDDAHALALARRAMESVVQVGDGVSISYPNLGSFEPPAYDPDELLGVVPASLTTPYDIREVIARIVDGSRFDEFKARFGETLVCGFTEICGLQVGIIANNGVLFSEAASKGAHFVELCSQRRIPLVFLQNITGFMVGRQYENEGIARHGAKMVTAVATTSVPKITMVVGGSFGAGNYGMAGRAYQPRFMWSWPNSRISVMGGPQAAGVLATVRRDGIERKGGAWSEAEEAEFKQPVIDQFEEQSHPLYASARLWDDGIVDPRKARNVLALSLRAALNAPIAETRFGVFRM
- a CDS encoding acyl-CoA dehydrogenase family protein, translating into MFTASMTFDLGEDVNALRDMVHRWAQERVKPMAAEIDATNAFPPALWKEMGELGLLGITVPEDDGGAGMGYLAHVIAVEEIARASASVSLSYGAHSNLCVNQIALNGSPEQKVHFLPGLISGAHVGALAMSEAGSGSDVVSMSLKAEKRNDHFRLTGNKYWITNGPDATTLVVYAKTDPEAGSKGITAFLIDKSMKGFSTSPHFDKLGMRGSNTAELVFEDVEVPFENILGEEGRGVQVLMSGLDYERVVLAGIGTGIMAACLDEIMPYMAERKQFGKPIGSFQLMQGKIADMYTAMNTARAYVYEVAKACDRGQVTRQDAAACVLYSSEEAMKQAHQAVQAMGGAGFLADAPVARLFRDAKLMEIGAGTSEIRRMLIGRELMGAMG
- a CDS encoding lysozyme inhibitor LprI family protein, which encodes MIRALALIAALGATPVAAQDLSADPQRVFACHAATAEGERYPDCLGAASNDCQLKPGGSTTPGIAACIASETQAWDTLLNQEYQATRSTLPQHAEALRTAQRAWIAFRDAECRLTYDRWSGGTIRSVAYANCLLVMTAERALALRDMRPR